The following nucleotide sequence is from Coffea eugenioides isolate CCC68of chromosome 3, Ceug_1.0, whole genome shotgun sequence.
TGGCCATTGAGTGCaacttttttcctaaattttctctccatttttacCTCATGAATTGCTTTCACCCTATAGGACTTGTTCGCAGCAACCTTGGATTTACCCCTATAAGCAAATttagaaaattcttgcacagagggattagtggtatacatagcaaacacagaatgagagttaacaggatgtttcattgtatcaaaaatattaaagtggactatttctccatcaaattccatcgtgagagtacccttactaacGTCAATTTTAGTCTGGGCAGTACTCAAAAATGGTCTTCCTAATATAATGGGTGATGGATTTGGGGCACttctatcatccatgtaaagcacataaaaatcagcaggaaaaattaatccatctacttgcactaaaacatcctcaactatcccatccggataagcacatgtacgatcagccaattgaattattatccccgtttcttttaaaggtcctaaatttagggaatcatagattgatttaggcatcacattaatagaaGCTCCTAAATCTATCATGGCATTTTTTATACTAGAATGACCAATCTTACAGGGGATAgcaaacatacctggatctccgcatttgggtgggagtttcctttgaagTACAGCTGATACATTCTCTCCCACCATCACTCTTTCATCAccccttagctttcttttgttaacgcacaagtctttcaagaactttgcgTACTTAGGTACCTGCTTGATCGCGTCCAATAGGGGGATGTTTACTTGAATTTTGCGGAACACATCcaggatttctttttccttctcggccctctttgtcttttccaacctgcaaggaaaaggaGGTAAGTTAGATTTAATAGTGGGCGGAGAAGTGAAGGTTACCTTAGGATCCTTGCGAATACgcccttcctcttcaatttccttctctatctcctcttcacttttgctttttgaacTTTCCACTTTAGGCCCTTCCAGTTCCTTGTCACTCCTCAgcgtcatggcacttacattcctGGGATTTACTTCAGGTTGTGAGGGTAACTTTCCATAAGCGTGGGACTCCAAGCGATTGATGGCAGTTGCCATTTGGCTTATTCGAGCCTCCATATCCTTCATGCCTGCTTTTGTGTCCTGCTGGAACTGAGTGGTGCTCATGGTTAAGACTCTAGTTTCTTGCTGGAGTTGAGCCATATTTGTGGTCAATGACCTGGTCTCTTGCTGGAGCTGAGTGGTGGTCGTGACGAGTTGAGTGGTAGTCGTGGCCAAACTCTTGACAATTTCTTCCAAAGAACTCCCTGAGCTTGAGGACGAGGGTTGAGACTTATGTTGCCAAGGTTGCTGAAAACCTGGAGGCCGATTAGAGAATGCATTTTGTGGCCTACTACAATAGCTGAAATTGGGGTGATCTCTCCAACCAGGGTTGTACGTGTTGGAGTATGGGTCGTACGGTCTTTGaggcgcgggcacgcctccaGCCATGTTCACTTGTTCAGCTCCATCCTCTTGCAACATAGGGCATGAGTCAGTGGGGTGGTCCATGCTTGTGCATATTCCACACACCTTCGCTCGCGGCGCGTCTCTCATAGCTAATTGCCTAACAACTGACGTCAATTCTGACATTTGCTGCTGTAAGGATGAAATCTCTACCTCGTTGACTCTACGGGGAGGGTTGCTCTCACGGAAGCCAAATTGCTGGGAGTTCTCTGCCATGGCTTCGATGAGCTCCCACGCTTCCCTTGGTGTCTTGTTTGCCAGTGCTCCCCCACTTGCAGCGTCGATGATACTTCTATCGGTTGATTGGAGCCCTTCGTAGAAGTATTGGATTAACAGTTgctcactaatttgatgctgcggcatctagtgcacaacttgttAAACCTTTCCCAGTAGTCGTACAAGGACTCACCGGGGTATTGTTTAATGCCGCAGATCTCCTTCCTCAAACTCGCAGCCCGGGatgcagggaagaatttttccaagaatttctttttcagctGCGCCCATGTGGTAATACTACCTGCTGGTAGGTAGTACAGCCAATCTTTAGCTGCATCTTTTAGAGAGAACGGGAAGGCTCTCAGTCTAATTTGCTCTTCAGTGACCCCAGGAGGTTTCATACTAGAGCAGACCACCTCGAACTCCTTTACGTGCTTGTGGGGTTCTTCGCCAGAAAGACCATGGAAAGAGGGTAAGAGTTGAATTAATCCCGACTTCAGTTCGAAAGCGGTATTCTCAGCCAAAGCGGGGAATGTGATGCATAAGGGCTGGTGAGTCAGCTCCGGGGCAGCCAGCTCCCTCAATGTTTGGTTGTTGGCCATGCTTACTTCGTCTTCCGCTGACTCGTTTGCAGCAAATAAGTGCCCTTCTTTTTGtctcttggtctcttgccttcgcctacgcgctgccttctctacctcaggatcgtataccaattcacctgtgcgagaagaacggggcataaactagcaaaaataccaataagaataaaataaaataaaaactgaatttaaaaagaaacaaataatccaaacgccaactccccggcaacggcgccaaaaattgacaggtgccgaacctgtgcaataataattacctactcgagaaaaatacagatttttgtatatagcggtgagtagggtcgaatccacagggagcaggtaggaaattatttctttccaaatcagtagaacagaattgggggattttcaatgggaggcacacaaataaaataaaataaaacaaacaaaattcaaaactaactcacaaagtACAATTCACTGAAAATAGCAATTAacaaaagttctacccaaaggatcaactgctcaggcacggtccaattaaatgctcatcgatgcaaagatatttcacccatttatcactaggttggttatagccatcaataagctctgacaaccagctcttccttactttttcgacagtcaaggtacgaccattgactgcttctctaaccagataacaaccctaggtacgaccgtaggaatttaattacccagttgcattaaagctagaagaacccaaccctaaccaataaacacgctaagagggtttatttaaattagatcttgcgtttccccatcataaaaccaattatggtggttgccacgaggtgttaactaaatgaacaattacggattctatttaattaacgtggcagcaggctattaaattaaatcaaatacccggccgttgatattcaattaatcaaatacccatgaacaattaattcaggaaacgcacgaatagcaattaattagaggaaataatgaagattcggttagatctcacagatattatggaccgcgccttcgcgtcaacctttgggtagaggaggaaattagccgctcctcatcgtgtcaatcccgcgTAAATTAATTGAATACATTCAATTGTTTGCCGAAGAATTGGAAAATCACAAGAGTAATCTCACGGAATTTTGAAGAGTCAAAGGCAAAACGTAAAAAGGGTCTCCGTTCTACGGAGCCCAGATGCAATCCGCGAGAATGTTCAATGCCTGGCCGCCAGCCGCAGGCgaacaaaagtaaaagaaacaGAACAGAAGCAAGCGTCTGACAAGGAgtcggaaaaaagaaaattaaagctAAGGCTAAAAAGTTCATCCCTTTCCAATCTCGCTTTGTCCTCTTTATATAGCCGCCGCGATTCAAGTCAAAAAGCAGAGACGTCTGGAGCAATTTCAGCTAATAGAAGCTATTTCCTTTGAAGTTTTAATCCAATGCTTCGGGTTCACGTGGACCACGGTCCGGCTTTCGGTTTCGTCCTCCTtctaaggcgtggccacgctcTGAAATGaaaagtcttctggaaatttttccccGCGATATCTTTTTTGATGCcaaccacctacaattcacacaaatgTCAAATATGAGTGAAATCCCCTTTCTTAGCACcatgaatagccaaaattaggacaagatGACAGTGCAAAACGTGCCAAATAACGGCTCTATCAAGAGGATAATATTTAGTTGCTGTGAGTaataaaacaagaagaaaaaatgttTAGCTATTAGCtgagaaatttttctaatgtttaattttgtttctctTGCATTCTGCAAATATGGTTTTCATTGGAGGAGTTGGAATTCCACGTTCCAGGTGAAGTTGTTGGAAAAATCTTTAACTTTGTTTCATGTGTACTCATCATTTctgtgtttctttctttctaatctttccctttccttttaCTTTTTAATAATGTACTTGAACCAATCCTAGCGTTGACAAATCAGGAAAAAATCTGCATCAGCTGATTTATTACCATCAATTCATACTGGTGAAATCCAGACAAAATCTGCATGAGCTACTTTATTACTAATTCATATTGGTCAACAAGGATACATTTATTCTTTACTAATTTAACTTTAATTTTTCCCCAAATATTGCGTGCTGGAGAACCACTTAATAGTGTCACGCAAACTCTTACTTCTGCGAAATTAAAGATGTTAAATTTGTAACTGAGTAGTGCGTTGGTAAAGGAACTACATTTAACTTTTATGCAATGAAGAAGCTATGATTTAActctgaaaattttttcaatGAAGAAGTTATGAGTATCGTTTCTGAAAACCATTGGTAAACCAAGTACGATGTACTTAACACAGGCAAGTCCCAAAATATGAAATTGCTTGCAGGTGACCcgactttttcttttctctctccaGCAAAatacagtttttttttaaagggataatttcacaaacctcccctgaggtttctgacacttgcactgagACCCCTCcaggttttaaaaatttcacttaGTTCCCTtgcttttcaaattttggtaaCAATTCAGTCCAATTAGGATTAAAATATTACTATCATGACAGAGATGACATTTTTATTCCATGAATACCCTCTTCCTCTCTAAATTAGTGCAAGATTGCAAGTTATTAAAAGGTTGAGATGATTATCAAAGTTGGGGGATATAAATGCCATTCAGGAATTTTGATGCAGTACATGGAGACATCTTCAGTATGTTATAACAGGAATAGCCAACGGCAACCTGCAATCTTCCAACGGCCAGATTTTGTATACCTCCAACTGTATATAAACATCAGAAGTGCAAAGTATATCCTCAAGCCAAAAGATTGTGAGGAGGAAGAGTTTGGGTAGATTAATCCTCATTGTTTTGCAGGAGCATTAACAGAAGGCTATAGCGAAAACATTTAGCAGATCTTATGCATGGCCCCTTGATCCACCATTGAGTGCTTGAACCAATGCAAACCGCGGAGTTTAAGCACTTTTAGCTGAGGAAGTCCATTGCAGCATTCTTAACTGACAGAATATTCAGAAATTTCTAGTTAGTAATCAAAAGTTGTTGTGGCACTGGTTAGGCATTGAAGTAACGTGGCATCCTTGAGCAACCAATACCTTCTTCTCCGATGATGCAATGGGGCTTGCCATCCCCATTTTGGTGTCCAGCGTACCATAAAAGAGTAGGACACGAGCACCCAAAACATCATTGGAGGCACCATTTTGAAACTGTTTAGAGATGAACTGGTATTTTGCCTGTGACTTAGcatgattttatttatttattgtgaaATTGTGCAATGACTCTTATGAATTGCTACAAGGATTCGGTGACGGTGACGTGCTGTAAAGCATCgacaaataatttttattttaaaaggaattaaaaaaattgaaaaaaaattgctgGCCAAAATTTGTagtaaaaacttaaaaattattCACATGACCATCATATGAGTAATTAGTCATAATTTATTATAGTTACTGGCTAGaagtattttttaaaatttttaaaaataactagTTGCTGGCACATGACTTGATTTTGACAGTAGCATTCGATAAAAATCAGTTATTAGAACTAAATATGCATGAAACTAAAATATTTGGAACTATATTTATTTTCATCCAAATTTTAGTAACTAAAAGCGTTCACGTTCCAAATATTATAATTCTTCCAAACCAGTATTTATCTATCAAATTCGGCTTTGCTTCTGACCTTATATATTGGGTCAAGAATGTAGTGCCAACTTGGTAGCATTAATAAAAATCCCCTGCTTCAATGATGCGAATAAATTAgccgaaaaaagaaaaatcaaagtcAATCATCAAAAGCTTTGCACGAGCTCAACCCATCAAATTTTGCTTTGTGCTGCTGGGTGAGAGTTTTGGATTggataaaaatcataaaataaaGGACGGCACAACAACTTTGATCCGAACGCCAGACTGAAGATGGCTGGACATTTGAAGATGTAATTACTAATGTGAAGATGCACTTGTCATCCAAGTTAACGTTAATCATCTAAACCAACCTCTAAGGACAAATTGGTAATTTTAGCACTCTTCATGTCAGCAATAGACCCCAATACTCTG
It contains:
- the LOC113766639 gene encoding uncharacterized protein LOC113766639 — encoded protein: MANNQTLRELAAPELTHQPLCITFPALAENTAFELKSGLIQLLPSFHGLSGEEPHKHVKEFEVVCSSMKPPGVTEEQIRLRAFPFSLKDAAKDWLYYLPAGSITTWAQLKKKFLEKFFPASRAASLRKEICGIKQYPGLQSTDRSIIDAASGGALANKTPREAWELIEAMAENSQQFGFRESNPPRRVNEVEISSLQQQMSELTSVVRQLAMRDAPRAKVCGICTSMDHPTDSCPMLQEDGAEQVNMAGGVPAPQRPYDPYSNTYNPGWRDHPNFSYCSRPQNAFSNRPPGFQQPWQHKSQPSSSSSGSSLEEIVKSLATTTTQLVTTTTQLQQETRSLTTNMAQLQQETRVLTMSTTQFQQDTKAGMKDMEARISQMATAINRLESHAYGKLPSQPEVNPRNVPKYAKFLKDLCVNKRKLRGDERVMVGENVSAVLQRKLPPKCGDPEFSKFAYRGKSKVAANKSYRVKAIHEVRALEARMVNVDANVAGIAQNLAQFLHHTGFPPPAAPRPPL